Proteins from one Paenibacillus sp. genomic window:
- a CDS encoding PAS domain S-box protein produces MNDKLLEWINAERSNIEGRHVDAILTEPSKLFYQVYIFPMLKMHGKVEEMYFTLQSGDGSEVPVLLNGMCREQDGVTVIDCIFIKTVNRKKLEHELLLAKKAAQQAKQAIVESVSDAIILANQSTKIIAWNKGAEALFGYKEQEAIGQDLEIIVPEHLKETYRRGLKRLRDTGQSMAIGRMVELSGLRKDGTEFPAEISLNCWQTNGEYYWSAIIRDITERKKTHELLLNSEKLSLAGQLAASIAHEIRNPLTSIKGFHQLMKAEGHGKPYYFEILTDEMNRIELILNELLLLAKPQATKLKQVDIRALLEQVCTLMDPQVHLYNIEVKLKCEHNVPAFIQCDENQMKQIFINFLKNAIEAMPNGGQVMISVNKHEEGSICLRIIDQGEGIPEDKLKRIGEPFYTTKEKGTGLGLMVCRKIIEDHQGSLNISSRLNEGTTVKVILPLGNTSQNDIPTEH; encoded by the coding sequence ATGAATGATAAGCTCTTGGAGTGGATCAATGCAGAGCGCAGCAATATTGAGGGTCGGCATGTGGATGCAATTTTAACGGAGCCGAGCAAGCTTTTCTACCAAGTGTATATTTTTCCTATGCTGAAGATGCATGGCAAGGTGGAGGAGATGTACTTCACTTTGCAATCCGGCGACGGGTCTGAAGTGCCAGTCCTCCTTAATGGGATGTGTCGCGAACAGGACGGAGTAACGGTCATTGATTGTATCTTTATTAAAACAGTGAATAGAAAAAAACTCGAACATGAGCTGCTACTCGCGAAGAAAGCAGCGCAGCAGGCCAAGCAAGCGATCGTCGAATCGGTAAGCGACGCCATTATTTTGGCAAATCAAAGCACGAAAATTATAGCGTGGAATAAAGGGGCAGAGGCGCTTTTTGGCTATAAAGAACAGGAAGCCATCGGACAAGATCTCGAGATTATTGTGCCTGAGCATCTCAAAGAGACATACCGTCGAGGCCTTAAGCGTCTCCGCGACACAGGACAATCCATGGCGATTGGACGAATGGTCGAATTGAGCGGACTTCGAAAGGACGGCACGGAGTTCCCTGCGGAGATCTCTCTCAATTGTTGGCAAACGAACGGCGAATATTACTGGAGTGCCATCATACGGGATATCACAGAAAGGAAAAAGACCCATGAGCTGCTTTTGAATTCGGAGAAACTGAGCTTAGCGGGTCAGCTTGCTGCGAGCATTGCCCATGAAATTCGTAATCCTTTAACGTCGATCAAGGGATTTCATCAATTGATGAAAGCGGAGGGTCACGGAAAGCCTTACTATTTTGAAATTTTGACAGATGAAATGAACAGAATCGAACTCATTCTAAACGAGTTATTGCTCCTGGCCAAACCGCAAGCTACGAAATTAAAGCAAGTGGATATAAGAGCCTTGCTTGAGCAGGTTTGCACACTTATGGATCCGCAGGTGCATTTGTACAATATTGAAGTGAAATTGAAGTGCGAACATAACGTGCCGGCTTTCATACAATGCGATGAGAATCAAATGAAGCAAATATTTATCAATTTCCTTAAAAACGCGATAGAAGCAATGCCAAATGGCGGGCAAGTGATGATATCGGTTAACAAACACGAAGAGGGCAGCATTTGCTTACGCATTATTGACCAGGGTGAGGGCATACCCGAAGACAAACTGAAGCGAATTGGGGAACCTTTCTATACCACAAAGGAAAAGGGAACAGGGTTAGGGCTTATGGTTTGTCGTAAAATCATTGAAGACCATCAAGGATCGCTGAACATTTCAAGCAGGTTGAATGAAGGAACCACGGTTAAGGTAATTTTGCCATTAGGGAATACGTCGCAAAACGATATTCCAACGGAGCATTAG
- a CDS encoding alpha/beta hydrolase: MDNIDIIKRNDVKITGSGDKVIIFAPGFGCDQRMWRYVAPAFEQDYRVITFDYVGAGKTDLRYYDHTRYSQLSGYAQDVLDVLASLQLEKAIFVGHSVSGMIGLLASIQDPKYFERLIMIGPSPCYLNDPPEYAGGFEMSALEGLIELMEKNYIQWANYLAPIIMQNADRPELSGELEESFCSTDPVIAVNFAKATFLSDYRKELSKATVPSLVLQCAEDAIAPREVGEYLLRHMPGSDIRYMQATGHCPHLSHPEETVALINDYLTMSQDK; the protein is encoded by the coding sequence GTGGACAACATCGATATTATAAAGCGAAATGACGTGAAAATAACAGGATCTGGCGATAAGGTCATCATCTTTGCTCCAGGTTTCGGTTGCGATCAGAGAATGTGGAGGTATGTCGCTCCGGCGTTTGAACAAGATTATCGCGTTATTACCTTCGATTATGTAGGCGCAGGAAAGACCGACCTTCGATACTACGACCATACAAGATACAGTCAACTCTCCGGTTATGCCCAAGATGTATTGGATGTCCTTGCTTCTCTCCAATTAGAGAAGGCTATTTTCGTAGGACACTCCGTCAGCGGGATGATCGGCCTGCTCGCTTCTATACAGGATCCCAAGTACTTCGAACGACTCATCATGATCGGACCTTCTCCGTGTTATTTGAATGATCCTCCTGAGTACGCCGGCGGGTTTGAAATGAGCGCGTTGGAAGGTCTCATTGAATTGATGGAGAAAAATTATATCCAATGGGCAAATTATCTGGCCCCTATTATTATGCAAAATGCGGATCGCCCGGAATTATCCGGGGAATTGGAAGAAAGCTTCTGTTCGACCGATCCGGTCATTGCCGTCAACTTCGCAAAGGCGACCTTCTTATCTGATTACCGGAAGGAATTATCGAAAGCGACCGTTCCGTCGCTTGTTTTGCAATGCGCTGAAGACGCGATCGCTCCAAGAGAAGTAGGGGAATACCTTCTTCGCCACATGCCTGGCAGCGACATCCGATATATGCAAGCAACGGGACACTGTCCTCATTTGAGCCATCCGGAGGAAACCGTAGCACTGATCAATGACTACCTCACAATGTCGCAAGATAAATGA